The following are from one region of the Hymenobacter radiodurans genome:
- a CDS encoding GlmU family protein codes for MHVLLFDDPAIRPRLLPFTFTRPVAALRCGILTIAEKWQHRLGQEIFYLTEPYLQAKFPAGAVSGPALVINGAVLPDELLARQIRNLPPGQALVDGELLVAAYLPDASKVAELIQDGLASTTEVAEPVTVISELWHLFLRNGAEIRQDFDLLTRGRQSGPIGDVHTIVYGAENIFIEPGVKIRAAILNAEDGPIYLGKNAQVHEGAIIKGPLALCEGSHINAGAKMRGDNTVGPYSKVGGEVGNSIFFGYANKGHDGYLGNSVIGEWCNLGADTNTSNLKNNYAPVKIWSHAAGRFVNTGQQFCGLMMGDHSKCGINTMFNTGTVVGVGANIFGAGFPRTFIPSFSWGGAAGFETFKLPKVAEVAERVMARRQLEYDATEQGIMQHVFEATAKDRVWEKSIG; via the coding sequence ATGCACGTCTTACTCTTCGACGATCCTGCTATTCGGCCGCGCCTGTTGCCCTTCACGTTCACTCGGCCCGTGGCTGCCCTGCGCTGCGGCATCCTGACCATTGCCGAGAAGTGGCAGCACCGTTTGGGCCAAGAGATTTTCTATCTAACCGAACCCTACTTACAAGCCAAGTTTCCGGCTGGGGCTGTAAGCGGTCCGGCTCTAGTAATCAACGGGGCCGTGCTGCCCGATGAATTATTGGCGCGACAGATACGGAATTTGCCCCCCGGACAAGCACTCGTTGATGGCGAATTGCTGGTGGCTGCTTATCTTCCTGACGCTAGCAAAGTAGCTGAGCTAATTCAAGATGGCTTAGCCAGCACCACTGAAGTGGCTGAGCCCGTTACCGTAATCAGTGAATTGTGGCATCTGTTCCTGCGTAATGGCGCCGAGATACGGCAGGATTTCGACTTGCTCACCCGCGGTCGGCAATCAGGGCCCATTGGCGATGTCCATACCATCGTGTACGGCGCCGAAAACATCTTTATTGAGCCAGGAGTAAAAATTCGGGCAGCCATTTTGAATGCGGAAGACGGCCCAATTTACCTAGGTAAAAACGCTCAGGTTCACGAAGGCGCTATTATAAAAGGCCCCCTAGCTTTGTGCGAAGGGTCCCATATCAACGCGGGCGCCAAAATGCGCGGCGACAACACCGTGGGACCTTATTCCAAAGTGGGCGGTGAGGTAGGCAATTCCATCTTTTTCGGCTATGCCAATAAAGGCCACGACGGCTACCTCGGCAACTCCGTGATAGGCGAGTGGTGCAACCTGGGCGCTGATACCAATACTTCCAATCTTAAGAACAACTACGCCCCGGTCAAAATCTGGAGCCACGCGGCCGGCCGCTTCGTGAATACTGGGCAGCAGTTTTGTGGTCTCATGATGGGCGACCACAGCAAGTGCGGTATCAATACCATGTTTAATACGGGGACGGTAGTAGGGGTGGGGGCCAATATTTTTGGGGCAGGCTTCCCGCGCACCTTTATCCCGAGCTTCAGTTGGGGTGGCGCTGCCGGCTTCGAAACCTTCAAACTGCCCAAAGTAGCCGAAGTAGCCGAACGTGTTATGGCGCGGCGTCAGCTTGAATACGATGCCACGGAGCAAGGAATCATGCAGCATGTGTTTGAGGCAACAGCCAAGGATAGAGTGTGGGAAAAATCTATTGGATAG